In Rhodamnia argentea isolate NSW1041297 chromosome 11, ASM2092103v1, whole genome shotgun sequence, one genomic interval encodes:
- the LOC115739426 gene encoding homeobox-leucine zipper protein HAT22: MGIDDMCSTGLVLSLGLETPSKIEAQRQAKQGLDLEPSLTLCLSGANRATCDERPPADHLYCQASPHSHNSLSAVSSFSSPRVKRERDLSSEEAEVETTRVSSKASDEDDDGANARKKLRLTKEQSALLEESFKQHSTLNPKQKQALARQLNLRPRQVEVWFQNRRARTKLKQTEVDCEILKKCCETLTDENRRLQKELQDLKALKLAQPFYMHMPAATLTMCPSCERIGAGPSVDGATPTKSPFSMGAKSHLYSHHFTNPSAAC, encoded by the exons ATGGGCATAGATGATATGTGCAGCACCGGCCTTGTTCTGAGTCTAGGCCTCGAGACCCCGTCCAAGATCGAAGCCCAGAGGCAAGCCAAACAGGGTCTTGACTTGGAGCCCTCCCTCACGCTGTGCCTCTCCGGCGCGAACAGGGCGACCTGCGACGAGCGGCCTCCGGCGGACCACCTGTACTGCCAGGCGTCGCCGCACAGCCACAACAGCCTCAGCGCGGTGTCGTCGTTCTCGAGCCCGCGGgtgaagagggagagggacCTCAGCAGCGaggaggccgaggtcgaaacgaCGCGGGTGTCCTCGAAGGCGAGCGACGAGGACGACGACGGCGCGAATGCGAGGAAGAAGCTTCGGCTCACTAAGGAACAGTCTGCGCTCCTGGAGGAGAGCTTCAAACAGCATAGCACTCTCAACcct AAGCAAAAGCAAGCTTTGGCGAGGCAGTTGAATCTACGGCCGCGCCAAGTTGAAGTGTGGTTTCAAAACAGGAGAGCCAG GACGAAGCTGAAGCAGACCGAGGTGGACTGTGAGATCCTCAAGAAGTGCTGCGAGACGCTAACTGACGAGAACCGGCGGCTGCAGAAGGAGCTCCAAGATCTCAAGGCCCTGAAACTGGCCCAACCCTTTTACATGCACATGCCCGCGGCAACGCTCACCATGTGCCCGTCGTGCGAGCGGATCGGTGCGGGGCCGAGCGTCGATGGCGCCACGCCGACCAAGAGCCCTTTTTCGATGGGGGCGAAATCGCACTTATATAGTCATCACTTCACCAATCCTTCTGCTGCTTGCTGA